GaaacaaaaagaagaaaacatttgACAATCTGCCTCCCTTGTCTGTCTCTTTTGTGTTGTCACTTCCTCTCCATGTGAGCACATATTCTTTCACTGATACCTTTACACACCGTGAAATTGTGACTTCCTAGAACATTTTGGCCACAGCTACCATCGTCTTTAGTTTAGTCTTCCTCAACTCCGGATCGGCTAAAAATGCCAAACCACAGTCTGGTGCCAGGATGAGTCTCTCGCTgggaatatatttcaaaatgtctgTGACTCGCTTGCATATTTCTTCCTTTGATTCGATCTTGCTGCTTGCAATTTTGACGACGCCAACAATGACCTTTGTCTTCTTGAATTTTGAAAAGAGTTCGAGATTGTTGTAGGAGTGGGCATCCTCAattgaaactgaaatgaaatggagcCAAGGTCAGCACTGGGGGTTACCACGAGAAATGTCACCTTGAAACTTGAGAGGTGCTGATTAGTGAGGTCAAATGGAAGAAAAACACCAATTTGGGACGCCTGAGATCACTTACTTTGGTCAATACCTATGTTGTCAAGTTTTTCAGCCAAGATGTGGACGATTAAAGGGTCTGCTTTGAGGTAGTCTTCCTGGTCCTGTTGTGAAGAAATGAGAAGTAATTAGACCTTTGTAGTCATCTATCCAGGTCTAGAGTAGTTAAGAGTTCGGACTTGGTTCATATAACAGGATGTCCCGAAAACTACTTAAGTAAAGTAGATATAATATCCAGCGTTACCAAGTTGTAAGCTTTTCAATATTGAAGTCATTGTTGTTTGAATATACAGTGGCACATGCTCAATGGAGTCCTCCTTATTagaatgaccccccccccccccccaccaccccaCCACTAATAAGGACACATATTTTCCTTTGTACCAACTTAATAACTTTTCTGTGTCGCCCAGGCCTACACTgaaggtttatgcctgtttcgcctattcctgtttcgcctattcctgtttcgcctacaaaattcctgtttcgcctattcctgtttcgcctattcctgtttcgcctactttccagtacccctacaataaatcgactctcccagggggaaccttagggatgcatgtccattttatggggaaaacgtgaggggacaattggatgatgttaacgatgtgatgacaatttgactaatcaaatgccatcaactttgttaacaaaccatgccatgaccgttttgaaagagtcaccttgaaagcggggacagtccgggacttatttgaccatatgaccatactgacacacagtaaaaactaatagattaagtagagtaaagcagtcgcttattttataaaaacaggaattcatgactttttgataaaaatacataatactgtacattctcataattatttaatcaaaatcagctgtaaaacccatgtcatagtaaagaacaatgtagctataggtattctttctattacgaagccagttactgactaagacaaaagaaagagaatccacaatataaaatgcaggcctaagaaacctttctcaaatctgatgaaagggtaacattttcttactattttatttcttgccttttaaaataagctaaaacataagccgatgtaagctatgtataattttccaaagttattccgaataatactgaaataattgacatgtcgctaaatccattatttcagactttattcttaatgatagcctttaacactatagtaagggacgattcatattcctacgtctgtggggaggttagcaatacatttgaataggcgaaacaggaataggcgaaacaggaataggcggaacaggaataggcggaacaggaataggcgaaacaggaatacaccacacTGAATAGTGATGCTTACCAAATAATTGGGATATCCACAGCATAGGTGAATGACCTTTGTCACCTCTGGCCCAATAccctgaaaaaaatattgatccATTTAAAGGTAACAAACAACCAGAAAACAAGCTGAAGGCTGCCATTCCTCGTGTCATATTGTTGAGAACATTTTAAATAGAGGCTCAAGTGCCTAGTGCTCAGCTGCTGTTTGAGGCAGATGTGAGCAAATGAAACTTTAATATGTTGGAGTTGAAATAGGCCCTTTGGCTCTGAAAGCCAACAAAGGTCGGTCTAACAACTCGGCAGTCGAAACATTAATGTCCCCCTGGAGAAAGTGTTCAGCCCAATTGTATTCTGATGAACTATGTTCTGTAGTTCTATACAGACCATGACCCAATACCTCACAATAACAGCGCATGGCCCTGGACGTGCTATTCTAGGACATATTCAACTGTGACAACTGGTAATCATTTCGATTTTCTTTGCAGGGTTATCGCATATTATCGAAACCAACCTGGAAACATCTTTTTAGGTGATCTATCCCGTATTCGAGTGCCACATCCGGGTTCCTCACCAGGACTGGTTCGTCAACTTGTATAAACTTGCAACCTGCGTTTGCAAGTGCATGGATTTCTTGGTTGATAATGAGGACAAGGTCTTCACTGACCTCTCGATGTGATTGGTATGCTCCTCCCTTGTCTGCAAGAGAGAACTTTAGACTTCCTAGTGTTGCAAAGTTTCATGTTCTATGTTTCAGTCGTTCTCGCATCTATCACAAGTCAGTCGTTGTCCATCTCCGCCCGCGTGTAAAACCATGTGACTCCAAAAAGTCCGCCATCGTCTTCGCTAACTGGAATTGTTTTCTAGCTTTTTCAAGAACATTGGCCTGCAGTATagaatgccggtgtaacatctgtggttgttccccatgtttcagtgtttccaaacaataggcactagagagaccatgacttttcaataggggggatacacagaaaaactcgtcaatctatttttgagcgttcccaaacaatgaggggaaacactcaaaaacagaaacactcaaaaacattacaccggtaatCTACTGCTACCGTGACTTACCTAAATGGGTTGACCCAAGTATAGTCATGGGCCCGGGTAACGTATACTTGACAGGTTTCTTGGACATGGCCTGAGCCCTCTTCCACTGGGTCCACTGTGATGGACCGTCCCTTTCTTCTAGTTTGCTGACAATGACTGGACAATCGATCGTACAAGCTCCATTCCTCATGCTGATTCGCTTGGTGTTGACGAAGTCAATGCCCTTGATTTGTCGACTAGGATAGAATAGAATGTGATTCTGGTTACTAATGCGATTCAGTAGATTTTACGTCCTGATAATCTTGGATTGTAGGACTTAGCTGGAATCTCCGGAGAGGTGGTCGTTTTCACAAACTAATTCATGGACTTCTAGCTCAAGGGCACTCACCACATATGGTAAACGTAGTTCTCTCTAACGATCTCTCCGTCCGTGATGACGTCGATGCCGATTTCACTTTGTTCGTCAATTACTTCTCTGGTAGCCTTCTCTGTCAAAAGCTCAAGGTCTGAAATAAGATGCATGGAGACCCCTACATACG
This genomic window from Lineus longissimus chromosome 13, tnLinLong1.2, whole genome shotgun sequence contains:
- the LOC135498205 gene encoding 5-methyltetrahydropteroyltriglutamate--homocysteine methyltransferase-like → MTGDTPAILPITMPLQTTVIGSYPKPEYLSFLPDWFNRESSENFSMEEYNKALLDHQQDLELLTEKATREVIDEQSEIGIDVITDGEIVRENYVYHMCRQIKGIDFVNTKRISMRNGACTIDCPVIVSKLEERDGPSQWTQWKRAQAMSKKPVKYTLPGPMTILGSTHLDKGGAYQSHREVSEDLVLIINQEIHALANAGCKFIQVDEPVLVRNPDVALEYGIDHLKRCFQGIGPEVTKVIHLCCGYPNYLDQEDYLKADPLIVHILAEKLDNIGIDQISIEDAHSYNNLELFSKFKKTKVIVGVVKIASSKIESKEEICKRVTDILKYIPSERLILAPDCGLAFLADPELRKTKLKTMVAVAKMF